The following proteins come from a genomic window of Gossypium raimondii isolate GPD5lz chromosome 5, ASM2569854v1, whole genome shotgun sequence:
- the LOC105766089 gene encoding fructose-bisphosphate aldolase 3, chloroplastic, which translates to MACVSFAKLNAPSSSWIVGQQSLPQRSGSSARLATRRVSLPIRAGAYTDELIKTAKTIASPGRGILAIDESNATCGKRLSSIGLDNTEPNRQAYRQLLLTTPGLGEYISGAILFEETLYQSTTDGKKFVDVLHDQKIVPGIKVDKGLVPLPGSNNESWCQGLDGLSSRSAEYYKQGARFAKWRTVVSIPCGPSALAVKEAAWGLARYAAISQDNGLVPIVEPEILLDGDHPIERTLEVAEKVWAEVFYYLAENNVIFEGILLKPSMVTPGAEHKERANPETIAKYTLTMLKRRVPPAVPGIMFLSGGQSEMEATLNLHAMNQSPNPWHVSFSYARALQNTVLKTWQGRPENVEAAQKALLVRAKANSLAQLGKYSAEGESEEAKKGMFVKGYTY; encoded by the exons ATGGCTTGTGTTAGCTTTGCTAAACTCAACGCGCCGTCATCGTCTTGGATCGTTGGCCAGCAGTCTCTCCCTCAACGCTCCGGATCATCCGCTCGGCTCGCCACTCGCAGAGTCTCACTCCCGATCCGTGCTGGCGCTTACACCGACGAACTCATCAAAACCGCC AAAACTATTGCTTCACCTGGTCGTGGAATACTGGCAATTGATGAATCGAATGCAACATGTGGGAAGAGATTATCTTCTATTGGCTTAGACAATACTGAACCCAACCGCCAGGCTTACAGACAGCTTCTGCTCACAACTCCTGGCCTCGGAGAATATATTTCCGGTGCCATTCTTTTCGAGGAAACACTTTACCAGTCAACTACAGATGGGAAGAAGTTTGTTGATGTCTTGCACGACCAGAAAATCGTACCTGGCATCAAAGTAGATAAG GGTTTGGTTCCTCTACCTGGATCAAACAATGAATCTTGGTGCCAAGGCTTGGATGGATTGTCATCAAGATCTGCCGAGTACTACAAACAAGGTGCTCGGTTTGCCAAGTG GAGAACAGTAGTTAGCATTCCTTGTGGTCCTTCTGCTCTGGCTGTTAAGGAAGCTGCATGGGGACTTGCACGTTATGCTGCCATTTCTCAG GACAATGGTCTTGTGCCAATAGTGGAACCCGAGATTCTTCTGGATGGTGACCACCCTATTGAGAGGACTCTTGAAGTAGCTGAGAAAGTTTGGGCAGAAGTCTTCTACTACTTGGCTGAGAACAATGTTATATTTGAGGGCATCTTACTCAAGCCCAGTATGGTAACCCCAGGAGCTGAACACAAGGAGAGGGCTAATCCTGAGACTATTGCCAAATATACGCTCACAATGCTGAAAAGGAGAGTTCCACCAGCTGTTCCAGGAATAATG TTTTTGTCTGGAGGACAGTCGGAGATGGAAGCCACATTGAACTTGCATGCAATGAACCAGAGCCCCAACCCATGGCACGTTTCTTTCTCTTACGCACGTGCATTGCAGAACACTGTGCTAAAGACATGGCAAGGACGTCCAGAGAATGTTGAAGCTGCACAGAAGGCTCTTTTGGTGCGTGCAAAGGCAAACTCTCTGGCTCAACTTGGAAAATACTCTGCCGAGGGTGAAAGTGAAGAAGCCAAGAAAGGAATGTTTGTTAAGGGCTATACCTATTAA